One genomic window of Carassius auratus strain Wakin chromosome 14, ASM336829v1, whole genome shotgun sequence includes the following:
- the LOC113113532 gene encoding terminal nucleotidyltransferase 5C-like isoform X3 has translation MEDDRRFHKLTQEQVENLDQVLTEVIPIHGRGNFPTLEIKPKDIIHVVRDRLILKKIKVRDVRLNGSTASHVLVKENGTSYKDLDIIFGVELPKPEDFQIIKEVVLGCLLDFLPKGVNKDKITALTMKEAYVQKMVKVFTEHDRWSLISLSNNSDHLGQYATVLFGC, from the exons ATGGAAGATGATCGCCGGTTTCACAAACTGACACAAGAACAGGTGGAGAATTTGGACCAAGTTCTTACAGAGGTCATTCCCATTCATGGTAGGGGTAATTTCCCAACCCTTGAAATCAAGCCTAAAGACATAATCCACGTGGTCAGAGACAGACTGATTTTGAAGAAGATCAAGGTGAGAGATGTCCGTCTCAATGGCTCTACAGCCAGTCATGTGCTGGTCAAAGAGAATGGCACCAGCTACAAAGACTTGGATATCATCTTTGGTGTGGAGCTTCCCAAACCGGAGGACTTCCAGATTATCAAGGAGGTGGTTTTGGGCTGTCTGCTGGACTTTCTACCTAAAGGTGTCAACAAAGATAAGATTACAGCTCTCACCATGAAAGAGGCATATGTACAAAAAATGGTCAAGGTGTTCACTGAGCATGACCGTTGGAGCCTTATCTCCCTTTCAAACAACAGCG ATCATCTTGGACAGTATGCTACAGTCTTATTTGGATGCTGA
- the LOC113113532 gene encoding uncharacterized protein LOC113113532 isoform X2, translating to MYKKWSRCSLSMTVGALSPFQTTAIILDSMLQSYLDAERRKIVEGQEGQDSTLTQSQGIQTALIDEPLLSSSDTGNHQESDIDMCCETDNIQTFLDSQCYCKISQKEQSKYLEREPTLETDKDVETDMVQTTTTAVSMEQVSEHSVMVHVEEKNELHENVSLQTETLLEVNTNETDMHSGERNELVGVKTMSVKETNPNVKTYIDETDSDKTEYMLDVEQVKSQPWLEMVHTDFSCLSTTGTFSERCTFQPAPITFLTQSALDTYAEYPLPPPAKKNSQNSQMVVLKHSSPKPPRKMSKKITPVPSSPEKSVSSNSDVNTCQVLHPPKAYPKESLPMQVKMSGLTPKSFELSSASENDSKESKELANCTGVLTVAAPQNGMHSEKTLYMSLSPEESLQSRVQTSEPETGEATHVTILIPTSNPTYLPKDQNGINQPFNESVQTPQCQAMVPLINVNSEPLLQANNSYDLNSASPKKKDTESCAQVDDATSPKYLTEPSELVTMATNCASQMLKPQSADLPIDSQALGTNSSGSEHVISPQVHNYPMSTLQTQELLVPNPQTKEPPELLSLVSLPQVQSHTVSAPHFSKELEPSISSTANLESLRTSEPILVAEPSEPLSQCLKPSAALMSHTLETSLSSVSEEVVSKISDPSFSDINEPIRPSKELPCITVLAESMYGDFEQAMDHLRYRLIATRNPEEIRGGGLLKYSNLLVRDFKPACETEIKTLERYMCSRFFIDFPDVNEQQRKIESYLRNHFIGEEKSKYDYLMTLRRVVNESTVCLMGHERRQTLNMITILALKVLGEQNIIPNANNVTCYYQPAPYMTDHNFSNYYISNGQSPLIYHPYPLHIHMQSGLV from the exons ATGTACAAAAAATGGTCAAGGTGTTCACTGAGCATGACCGTTGGAGCCTTATCTCCCTTTCAAACAACAGCG ATCATCTTGGACAGTATGCTACAGTCTTATTTGGATGCTGAAAGGAGGAAGATTGTGGAAGGGCAAGAGGGCCAAGATTCTACTTTAACTCAAAGTCAAGGAATTCAGACAGCCCTAATTGATGAACCACTCCTCAGCTCAAGTGACACAGGGAATCACCAGGAAAGTGACATCGACATGTGCTGTGAAACTGATAATATTCAGACTTTTCTTGACTCTCAGTGTTATTGTAAAATTAGTCAGAAAGAGCAGTCTAAATATTTAGAAAGAGAACCAACACTTGAAACAGACAAAGATGTTGAAACAGACATGGTTCAAACAACAACTACGGCTGTGTCTATGGAACAGGTATCTGAGCACTCTGTAATGGTGCATGTGGAGGAAAAGAATGAACTTCATGAAAATGTGTCTTTGCAAACTGAGACACTGCTCGAAGTAAATACAAATGAAACAGATATGCACTCAGGGGAGAGAAATGAACTAGTTGGGGTAAAAACTATGTCTGTTAAGGAAACAAATCCCAATGTTAAAACATATATTGATGAAACAGATTCTGACAAAACAGAATACATGTTAGACGTAGAGCAAGTTAAATCCCAACCATGGCTTGAAATGGTACATACAGACTTCTCTTGTCTTTCCACAACAGGGACCTTTAGTGAGCGATGCACATTCCAACCTGCTCCCATTACATTTCTTACACAATCAGCACTAGACACATATGCAGAGTATCCTTTACCACCCCCTGCCAAGAAAAACAGCCAAAATTCACAAATGGTTGTTCTCAAGCATTCCTCACCCAAACCTCCTCGGAAAATGTCCAAGAAGATAACTCCTGTACCGAGTTCACCAGAAAAATCAGTGTCAAGTAATTCAGATGTTAATACTTGTCAGGTTTTGCATCCGCCTAAAGCTTACCCAAAAGAATCATTACCTATGCAGGTTAAAATGTCAGGTCTTACCCCAAAAAGCTTTGAATTATCCAGTGCCTCAGAAAATGACTCTAAAGAATCTAAAGAACTAGCCAACTGTACCGGAGTTTTAACTGTTGCTGCTCCACAGAATGGTATGCATTCAGAAAAGACATTGTACATGAGTCTATCACCAGAGGAAAGCCTTCAAAGTCGAGTGCAAACTTCAGAGCCAGAAACTGGTGAAGCTACTCACGTCACTATTCTAATTCCTACATCCAATCCCACTTATCTCCCCAAAGATCAAAATGGGATAAACCAGCCTTTTAATGAAAGTGTTCAGACACCACAGTGTCAGGCAATGGTACCTCTTATTAATGTGAATTCTGAACCATTACTGCAGGCAAATAACAGTTATGACCTCAACTCAGCCTCTCCCAAAAAGAAAGATACTGAGTCTTGTGCTCAAGTTGATGATGCCACATCACCAAAATATCTTACTGAACCCTCAGAATTAGTCACTATGGCAACAAACTGTGCCTCTCAAATGTTAAAACCACAGTCTGCAGACCTTCCTATTGACTCACAAGCATTAGGGACTAATTCATCAGGCTCTGAACATGTTATATCACCTCAAGTTCACAACTACCCTATGTCCACTCTGCAGACTCAGGAACTTCTTGTGCCAAATCCACAGACTAAAGAACCTCCAGAACTATTATCACTTGTCTCCTTACCACAAGTTCAAAGTCACACAGTTTCAGCACCACATTTCTCTAAGGAACTAGAACCTTCCATATCCTCAACGGCAAATCTAGAATCTTTAAGAACCTCAGAACCTATTTTAGTAGCAGAACCATCTGAACCACTTTCACAGTGTTTGAAACCCTCTGCAGCATTAATGTCACATACATTAGAAACATCTTTGTCATCAGTAAGTGAGGAGGTGGTTTCCAAGATATCAGACCCATCATTTTCAGACATTAACGAGCCCATTCGCCCTTCAAAAGAGCTGCCTTGTATTACAGTGTTGGCTGAGAGCATGTATGGTGACTTTGAGCAGGCTATGGACCACCTACGCTACCGGCTAATAGCGACACGCAACCCTGAAGAGATCAGGGGTGGAGGCCTGCTCAAGTACAGTAATCTGCTTGTCCGGGACTTCAAACCTGCCTGTGAAACAGAAATTAAGACTCTTGAGCGCTACATGTGCTCACGGTTTTTTATTGACTTCCCTGATGTAAATGAGCAGCAGCGCAAGATTGAATCATACCTGCGCAACCACTTTATTGGAGAGGAGAAAAGTAAATATGATTACTTGATGACACTTCGGAGAGTGGTCAATGAGAGCACTGTGTGCTTGATGGGACATGAACGCCGTCAGACTCTCAATATGATTACCATTCTAGCACTTAAAGTCCTAGGTGAGCAGAACATCATTCCCAATGCCAATAATGTTACCTGCTACTACCAACCAGCACCATACATGACAGACCACAACTTCAGTAACTATTACATTTCAAACGGCCAGTCCCCACTGATATATCACCCCTATCCACTACACATACACATGCAGTCTGGATTAGTTTAG
- the LOC113113532 gene encoding uncharacterized protein LOC113113532 isoform X1: MEDDRRFHKLTQEQVENLDQVLTEVIPIHGRGNFPTLEIKPKDIIHVVRDRLILKKIKVRDVRLNGSTASHVLVKENGTSYKDLDIIFGVELPKPEDFQIIKEVVLGCLLDFLPKGVNKDKITALTMKEAYVQKMVKVFTEHDRWSLISLSNNSGKNVELKFVNSLRRQFEFSVDSFQIILDSMLQSYLDAERRKIVEGQEGQDSTLTQSQGIQTALIDEPLLSSSDTGNHQESDIDMCCETDNIQTFLDSQCYCKISQKEQSKYLEREPTLETDKDVETDMVQTTTTAVSMEQVSEHSVMVHVEEKNELHENVSLQTETLLEVNTNETDMHSGERNELVGVKTMSVKETNPNVKTYIDETDSDKTEYMLDVEQVKSQPWLEMVHTDFSCLSTTGTFSERCTFQPAPITFLTQSALDTYAEYPLPPPAKKNSQNSQMVVLKHSSPKPPRKMSKKITPVPSSPEKSVSSNSDVNTCQVLHPPKAYPKESLPMQVKMSGLTPKSFELSSASENDSKESKELANCTGVLTVAAPQNGMHSEKTLYMSLSPEESLQSRVQTSEPETGEATHVTILIPTSNPTYLPKDQNGINQPFNESVQTPQCQAMVPLINVNSEPLLQANNSYDLNSASPKKKDTESCAQVDDATSPKYLTEPSELVTMATNCASQMLKPQSADLPIDSQALGTNSSGSEHVISPQVHNYPMSTLQTQELLVPNPQTKEPPELLSLVSLPQVQSHTVSAPHFSKELEPSISSTANLESLRTSEPILVAEPSEPLSQCLKPSAALMSHTLETSLSSVSEEVVSKISDPSFSDINEPIRPSKELPCITVLAESMYGDFEQAMDHLRYRLIATRNPEEIRGGGLLKYSNLLVRDFKPACETEIKTLERYMCSRFFIDFPDVNEQQRKIESYLRNHFIGEEKSKYDYLMTLRRVVNESTVCLMGHERRQTLNMITILALKVLGEQNIIPNANNVTCYYQPAPYMTDHNFSNYYISNGQSPLIYHPYPLHIHMQSGLV, translated from the coding sequence ATGGAAGATGATCGCCGGTTTCACAAACTGACACAAGAACAGGTGGAGAATTTGGACCAAGTTCTTACAGAGGTCATTCCCATTCATGGTAGGGGTAATTTCCCAACCCTTGAAATCAAGCCTAAAGACATAATCCACGTGGTCAGAGACAGACTGATTTTGAAGAAGATCAAGGTGAGAGATGTCCGTCTCAATGGCTCTACAGCCAGTCATGTGCTGGTCAAAGAGAATGGCACCAGCTACAAAGACTTGGATATCATCTTTGGTGTGGAGCTTCCCAAACCGGAGGACTTCCAGATTATCAAGGAGGTGGTTTTGGGCTGTCTGCTGGACTTTCTACCTAAAGGTGTCAACAAAGATAAGATTACAGCTCTCACCATGAAAGAGGCATATGTACAAAAAATGGTCAAGGTGTTCACTGAGCATGACCGTTGGAGCCTTATCTCCCTTTCAAACAACAGCGGTAAGAATGTGGAACTCAAGTTTGTCAACTCTTTACGACGCCAGTTTGAATTCAGTGTGGATTCCTTTCAGATCATCTTGGACAGTATGCTACAGTCTTATTTGGATGCTGAAAGGAGGAAGATTGTGGAAGGGCAAGAGGGCCAAGATTCTACTTTAACTCAAAGTCAAGGAATTCAGACAGCCCTAATTGATGAACCACTCCTCAGCTCAAGTGACACAGGGAATCACCAGGAAAGTGACATCGACATGTGCTGTGAAACTGATAATATTCAGACTTTTCTTGACTCTCAGTGTTATTGTAAAATTAGTCAGAAAGAGCAGTCTAAATATTTAGAAAGAGAACCAACACTTGAAACAGACAAAGATGTTGAAACAGACATGGTTCAAACAACAACTACGGCTGTGTCTATGGAACAGGTATCTGAGCACTCTGTAATGGTGCATGTGGAGGAAAAGAATGAACTTCATGAAAATGTGTCTTTGCAAACTGAGACACTGCTCGAAGTAAATACAAATGAAACAGATATGCACTCAGGGGAGAGAAATGAACTAGTTGGGGTAAAAACTATGTCTGTTAAGGAAACAAATCCCAATGTTAAAACATATATTGATGAAACAGATTCTGACAAAACAGAATACATGTTAGACGTAGAGCAAGTTAAATCCCAACCATGGCTTGAAATGGTACATACAGACTTCTCTTGTCTTTCCACAACAGGGACCTTTAGTGAGCGATGCACATTCCAACCTGCTCCCATTACATTTCTTACACAATCAGCACTAGACACATATGCAGAGTATCCTTTACCACCCCCTGCCAAGAAAAACAGCCAAAATTCACAAATGGTTGTTCTCAAGCATTCCTCACCCAAACCTCCTCGGAAAATGTCCAAGAAGATAACTCCTGTACCGAGTTCACCAGAAAAATCAGTGTCAAGTAATTCAGATGTTAATACTTGTCAGGTTTTGCATCCGCCTAAAGCTTACCCAAAAGAATCATTACCTATGCAGGTTAAAATGTCAGGTCTTACCCCAAAAAGCTTTGAATTATCCAGTGCCTCAGAAAATGACTCTAAAGAATCTAAAGAACTAGCCAACTGTACCGGAGTTTTAACTGTTGCTGCTCCACAGAATGGTATGCATTCAGAAAAGACATTGTACATGAGTCTATCACCAGAGGAAAGCCTTCAAAGTCGAGTGCAAACTTCAGAGCCAGAAACTGGTGAAGCTACTCACGTCACTATTCTAATTCCTACATCCAATCCCACTTATCTCCCCAAAGATCAAAATGGGATAAACCAGCCTTTTAATGAAAGTGTTCAGACACCACAGTGTCAGGCAATGGTACCTCTTATTAATGTGAATTCTGAACCATTACTGCAGGCAAATAACAGTTATGACCTCAACTCAGCCTCTCCCAAAAAGAAAGATACTGAGTCTTGTGCTCAAGTTGATGATGCCACATCACCAAAATATCTTACTGAACCCTCAGAATTAGTCACTATGGCAACAAACTGTGCCTCTCAAATGTTAAAACCACAGTCTGCAGACCTTCCTATTGACTCACAAGCATTAGGGACTAATTCATCAGGCTCTGAACATGTTATATCACCTCAAGTTCACAACTACCCTATGTCCACTCTGCAGACTCAGGAACTTCTTGTGCCAAATCCACAGACTAAAGAACCTCCAGAACTATTATCACTTGTCTCCTTACCACAAGTTCAAAGTCACACAGTTTCAGCACCACATTTCTCTAAGGAACTAGAACCTTCCATATCCTCAACGGCAAATCTAGAATCTTTAAGAACCTCAGAACCTATTTTAGTAGCAGAACCATCTGAACCACTTTCACAGTGTTTGAAACCCTCTGCAGCATTAATGTCACATACATTAGAAACATCTTTGTCATCAGTAAGTGAGGAGGTGGTTTCCAAGATATCAGACCCATCATTTTCAGACATTAACGAGCCCATTCGCCCTTCAAAAGAGCTGCCTTGTATTACAGTGTTGGCTGAGAGCATGTATGGTGACTTTGAGCAGGCTATGGACCACCTACGCTACCGGCTAATAGCGACACGCAACCCTGAAGAGATCAGGGGTGGAGGCCTGCTCAAGTACAGTAATCTGCTTGTCCGGGACTTCAAACCTGCCTGTGAAACAGAAATTAAGACTCTTGAGCGCTACATGTGCTCACGGTTTTTTATTGACTTCCCTGATGTAAATGAGCAGCAGCGCAAGATTGAATCATACCTGCGCAACCACTTTATTGGAGAGGAGAAAAGTAAATATGATTACTTGATGACACTTCGGAGAGTGGTCAATGAGAGCACTGTGTGCTTGATGGGACATGAACGCCGTCAGACTCTCAATATGATTACCATTCTAGCACTTAAAGTCCTAGGTGAGCAGAACATCATTCCCAATGCCAATAATGTTACCTGCTACTACCAACCAGCACCATACATGACAGACCACAACTTCAGTAACTATTACATTTCAAACGGCCAGTCCCCACTGATATATCACCCCTATCCACTACACATACACATGCAGTCTGGATTAGTTTAG